TGCTCCGCCAGTCCCTTTCCGGCCAGGCCGACGAGGACATATCGGCGGTTACGTCCATGCTGGACGAGACGATAGACTCCACCAGGACCCTCACGTTCGAGCTGGGAACCCCCATGCTATACCGTTTCGGCTTCACCGCCGCGTTGGAATATCTGTCGGAGAGATTCGAGGATAACTACGGCATCTCCATTGAGTCCATCTCGGACGGGCCTATGCCCTCGATGGACGACGACATGAAGGCCTTTCTGTTCAGAGCGGTCAGGGAACTGGCGATGAACACGGTAAAACACGCGAAGGCATCTAAGATGACGATCAGGATCAAGACCTACGGAGATCGACTTTACGTATCGACCACCGACGATGGATCGGGCTTCGACCCCAAGACCCTCGAGAAACTGGAGGGTAATAGAAGATCCTTCGGCCTTTTCAGCCTCAGAGAGAGGATTATCTCCCTGGGAGGACGGCTGGTCATAAGGTCGACCCCGGGGGAGGGTACCTCGGTGAGACTGATGGTCCCGGCCGGAAGGAGGAACGACGAATGACGATAAAGATACTCCTGGCAGACGACCACAAGATACTTCGGGAGGGAGTAAAGGCCCTGCTGAACCGCCAGGAAGACATGGAGGTAGTGGCAGAGGCCGGAAACGGCGAGGAGGCAGTGTCCATGGCTTGCGAGATCAAACCGGACGTAACAGTCATGGACGTCATGATGCCCCAGATGGACGGGATAGAGGCGACCAAACGGATAGTCGAGGACGGCTCGTCGAGGGTGGTGGCCCTTTCCATGTACGCCGACAGAAGCTTCGTCTCTGAGATGCTCAAGGTAGGAGCCCTGGGATTTCTTCTGAAGGACTGCGCTTCCACCGAACTGGTCGAGGCGGTGAGGAAGGCAATGGACGGGGATATCTACCTGGGACCCAGCATATCCCATATAGTCGCGAAACTGTACGTGTCGTCTCTGCACGACCCGGACGAGAGAGAACCTCTTACACCGAGGGAAAAAGAGATATTGATACTCCTTGCGGAGGGGAACACGAACAGAGAGGTGGCGGAAAGACTGCATCTCAGCATAAAGACCGTCGGGACCCACAGGCAACACATAATGGACAAATTGAAACTGGAAAACCTGGCCGATCTGGTCAAATACGCCATACGAAATGGAATGATATCGGTCAATCGATGACTATAAGACACAAAACCCTAGTATAAATCAGCAAAAGGAGAACTCCCTATCAGCCCAAGACCGATTGTACCGCCCTGTGAAACGACATATGCTTACAAAAGTGTAGCTAAACACATCATATTCACATGGAGGGACGATCAATGGAGAGAAAAGGAAAGATAGGGCTTCTTCCAAAGCTGATAATCGCCATCATCGCCGGTATCCTCATAGGTAAGTTTACCCCCGAACAGGTGGTAAGGCTCCTCGCGACCTTCAACGGTCTATTCGGCAATTTTCTGGGCTTCAGCATACCTCTGATAATAATAGGGTTCGTGGCTCCCGGAATAGGCGACCTGGGCAAGAACGCCGGTAAGATACTGGGACTAACGGTCGCAATAGCCTATGGTTCCACCGTTTTGGCCGGTTCCCTGGCTTACTTCGCAGACAGCGCCGTATTCCCCCACATCCTTAGCGTAGGCGCCATGGTCTCCGAATCGGCCGCTCACGGAAACCCCGAAGAGGCCCTGCTGGCGCCGTTCTTCATAGTGGAGATGCCTGCGATAATGGGGGTCATGACCGCCTTGCTGATAGCCTTCACCCTCGGCATAGGGATGGCCGCCATAGACGGAGGCAAGCTTAACGAGGTCATGCACGAATTCCAAAGCATAATAGAGAAACTCATCTCCGTGGTGATAATTCCCCTCCTTCCGCTTCACATCTGCGGCATCTTCGCAAACATGACCTACGGAGGCGAGGTCCAGACCATTATGTCGGTATTCATAAAGGTATACGCCGTCATAATAGCCCTGCATTTCACCATGTTGATCGTCCAGTACCTGATAGCCTGTTCCGCCGCCGGAAAGAACCCCTTCAAGGCGATAAAGAACATGATACCGGCCTACTTCACCGCCATAGGGACCCAGTCCTCCGCCGCCACTATCCCTGTCACACTTCAGCAGACCAAGGAAAACGGAGTCGACGAGGACGTGGCGGACTTCGTCGTTCCCCTCTGCGCCACCATACACCTGTCGGGAAGCACCATAACCCTGACCAGCTGTGCCATAGCGGTCATGATGCTTCACGGAATGGACGTATCCTTCGCAGCCATGCTGCCCTTCGTGATGATGTTGGGAATCTGCAT
The Dethiosulfovibrio faecalis genome window above contains:
- a CDS encoding response regulator transcription factor, which encodes MTIKILLADDHKILREGVKALLNRQEDMEVVAEAGNGEEAVSMACEIKPDVTVMDVMMPQMDGIEATKRIVEDGSSRVVALSMYADRSFVSEMLKVGALGFLLKDCASTELVEAVRKAMDGDIYLGPSISHIVAKLYVSSLHDPDEREPLTPREKEILILLAEGNTNREVAERLHLSIKTVGTHRQHIMDKLKLENLADLVKYAIRNGMISVNR
- a CDS encoding dicarboxylate/amino acid:cation symporter gives rise to the protein MERKGKIGLLPKLIIAIIAGILIGKFTPEQVVRLLATFNGLFGNFLGFSIPLIIIGFVAPGIGDLGKNAGKILGLTVAIAYGSTVLAGSLAYFADSAVFPHILSVGAMVSESAAHGNPEEALLAPFFIVEMPAIMGVMTALLIAFTLGIGMAAIDGGKLNEVMHEFQSIIEKLISVVIIPLLPLHICGIFANMTYGGEVQTIMSVFIKVYAVIIALHFTMLIVQYLIACSAAGKNPFKAIKNMIPAYFTAIGTQSSAATIPVTLQQTKENGVDEDVADFVVPLCATIHLSGSTITLTSCAIAVMMLHGMDVSFAAMLPFVMMLGICMVAAPGVPGGAVMAALGVLESMLHFSPTMLSLMIALYLAQDSFGTACNVTGDGAIAILVNKLTGKNARIPDASGQPVGAGD